TAGTGAAGTTATAGATAAAGCTATAAAAAGTATAAAAATTGGCATTTTAAATCCGCCCTTCATAATCTCACCCCATATTTTAAAGTTACTTTCTATTTAAATTATCTTTTTTGTTAAAAATTTACCTATTTCTTTAATATCAATCCCTTTTAAAAACTTTATCTCTACTCCTGCTAAACCAGATACCCAAACTTTTAATTCTGCATCTAAATCAAATGTTCCTGAGGTCTCTATAGCAAAAGAATTTATTTTATCATATGGAATTGTATGGAAATCTATTTTTTTACCAGTTAATCCTTGAACATTAATTATAATCAACCTTTTATTTGTAAAT
The Cetobacterium somerae ATCC BAA-474 DNA segment above includes these coding regions:
- a CDS encoding PH domain-containing protein, translating into MSLDTKNISILLHEKVDPKKGAEKFEEMLLETEAVELAYMAVRDRILFTNKRLIIINVQGLTGKKIDFHTIPYDKINSFAIETSGTFDLDAELKVWVSGLAGVEIKFLKGIDIKEIGKFLTKKII